The Streptomyces sp. NBC_01775 genome includes a region encoding these proteins:
- a CDS encoding helix-turn-helix transcriptional regulator encodes MTGITDVAYRPSLSAPIGMDVLDTAELRSRGRHRALDLAAPQRPAFHHLIHVPSDGTPLPHTVDFSDYVIEPGGWLRVRPGQVHQYARGSGAAGHEPPADSVLVIWQPGFVPAEPPHERDPLVPKGPHADAVELALRHLTLEHADLASIPLDAHLDTLRMLLSVLLLRLAHAGPAGTPAARPDGPFRRFEAAVERDFPRTHRVADYAAALGYSPRTLTRATQAATGRTAKTFLDDRVLLEARRMLVHTDAPASDIGRRLGFRDPGDFSKFFRSRDGRTPLTFRGTARGEPAHLRRGPAPPR; translated from the coding sequence ATGACGGGGATCACCGATGTCGCCTACCGGCCCTCGCTCTCCGCTCCCATCGGCATGGACGTGCTGGACACCGCCGAACTGCGTTCCCGTGGCCGGCACCGGGCCCTCGACCTTGCCGCGCCCCAGCGCCCCGCCTTCCACCATCTGATCCACGTGCCGTCGGACGGCACCCCGCTGCCGCACACCGTGGACTTCTCGGACTACGTCATCGAGCCGGGAGGCTGGCTCCGGGTCCGCCCCGGCCAGGTGCACCAGTACGCGCGCGGCAGCGGAGCCGCGGGCCACGAGCCGCCGGCGGACAGCGTGCTGGTGATCTGGCAGCCGGGATTCGTCCCCGCCGAGCCGCCCCACGAACGGGACCCGCTGGTGCCGAAGGGTCCGCACGCCGACGCCGTCGAGCTCGCCCTGCGCCATCTCACCCTCGAACACGCCGACCTGGCCTCCATCCCGCTGGACGCCCACCTCGACACCCTGCGGATGCTGCTGTCCGTGCTGCTGCTGCGGCTCGCCCATGCCGGCCCCGCCGGCACTCCGGCAGCACGGCCGGACGGGCCCTTCCGGCGCTTCGAGGCCGCCGTCGAGCGAGATTTCCCGCGCACCCACCGGGTCGCCGACTACGCCGCGGCCCTCGGCTACAGTCCGCGCACCCTCACCCGCGCCACCCAGGCCGCCACCGGCCGCACCGCCAAGACCTTCCTGGACGACCGCGTCCTCCTGGAGGCCCGCCGGATGCTCGTCCACACGGACGCGCCCGCCTCGGACATCGGCCGCCGCCTGGGCTTCCGGGATCCGGGCGACTTCAGCAAGTTCTTCCGCAGCCGCGACGGCCGCACGCCCCTGACCTTCCGCGGCACCGCACGCGGCGAGCCGGCGCACCTCAGGAGAGGGCCTGCTCCGCCCAGATGA
- a CDS encoding LysR family transcriptional regulator: MRVARAAGLRGCGAAGLRGCAAAGPEREPGGPGRGSRLELRALRYFVTVAEGLRFGRAAERLHIVQPAATQVWAATSPLLAGPGGVYCENCDIAEPAPSGPPAGWGVAPWATEPENAARLWRLSADLTGADAFA; this comes from the coding sequence GTGAGGGTCGCGCGGGCTGCGGGGCTGCGGGGCTGCGGGGCTGCGGGGCTGCGGGGCTGTGCGGCTGCCGGGCCGGAGAGAGAGCCGGGCGGGCCGGGAAGGGGGAGCCGGTTGGAGCTGAGAGCGCTGCGCTATTTCGTCACCGTCGCGGAGGGGCTGCGCTTCGGCAGGGCCGCCGAACGGCTGCACATCGTGCAGCCCGCCGCCACCCAGGTGTGGGCCGCCACCTCGCCCCTCCTGGCTGGGCCGGGCGGCGTGTACTGCGAGAACTGCGACATCGCCGAACCCGCGCCCTCCGGCCCGCCCGCGGGCTGGGGAGTGGCCCCGTGGGCGACCGAACCGGAGAACGCCGCCCGGCTGTGGCGGCTCTCCGCCGACCTGACCGGGGCCGACGCCTTCGCCTGA
- a CDS encoding phosphatase domain-containing protein, with protein MREAVIFDVDGTLCDVREIRHLLDGPGGFHAFHTASVDCPPHQHVIDAAHTAHQNGLAVLVVTARSVRYRPHTAMWLALHGVPSDAMWMRATGDGRPDYEVKRDILARIRRRFRPVHAWDDNPHVLELWTEEGIPTTVVPGWD; from the coding sequence ATGCGAGAGGCCGTGATCTTCGATGTGGACGGCACTCTGTGTGACGTCCGCGAGATCCGCCACCTTCTCGACGGCCCCGGCGGATTCCACGCCTTCCATACCGCGTCCGTGGACTGCCCGCCCCACCAGCACGTCATCGACGCGGCACACACCGCGCACCAGAACGGCCTGGCGGTGCTGGTGGTGACGGCCCGTTCCGTGCGCTACCGGCCGCACACCGCCATGTGGCTCGCCCTTCACGGCGTGCCCTCGGACGCGATGTGGATGCGCGCCACGGGGGACGGCCGGCCGGACTACGAAGTGAAGCGGGACATCCTCGCCCGCATCCGCCGCCGCTTCCGGCCGGTGCACGCCTGGGACGACAACCCCCACGTCCTGGAGCTGTGGACCGAGGAGGGCATCCCCACGACGGTCGTACCCGGCTGGGACTGA
- a CDS encoding MalY/PatB family protein: MDDLEEPDPPGGRPPNPLGQCALEDLRRRTSAKWRVYEPDVLPLWVAEMDVPVAEPVADAVREALRLGDTGYPAGPADYAEALAGFARKRWDWDFPVSRTAIVPDVMLGVVEMLKLVTSPGDPVVINAPVYTPFYQFVTHMDRRVIEAPLDAAGRLDPATLESAFTRATEGGHRAAYLLCSPHNPTGTVHTADELAGVAALAGGFGVRVVADEIHAPLTLRGARHVPYLSVPGGETGFSLMSASKAWNLAGLKAALAVAGTGAADELATMPEEVSHGPSHVGIIAHAAALRHATGWLDSLLEGLADNRVLLTELLAQHLPEVRYVPGEGTFLAWLDCRELGLGDDPAAAFLERGRVALNSGPSFGTGGAGHVRLNLATSPRILREAVRRMAFAV, from the coding sequence ATGGACGACCTGGAAGAACCGGACCCCCCGGGCGGACGGCCGCCCAACCCGCTGGGACAGTGCGCTCTGGAGGACCTGCGCCGTCGTACGAGCGCGAAGTGGCGCGTCTACGAACCGGATGTGCTGCCGCTGTGGGTCGCCGAGATGGACGTGCCGGTCGCCGAGCCGGTCGCCGACGCGGTCCGCGAGGCGCTGCGGCTGGGTGACACCGGCTACCCGGCGGGCCCGGCGGACTACGCGGAGGCGCTCGCCGGCTTCGCCCGGAAGCGCTGGGACTGGGACTTCCCGGTCTCCCGTACGGCGATCGTGCCCGATGTGATGCTGGGCGTCGTCGAGATGCTCAAGCTGGTCACCTCGCCCGGCGACCCGGTGGTGATCAACGCCCCCGTCTACACGCCCTTCTATCAGTTCGTGACGCACATGGACCGGAGGGTGATCGAAGCCCCGCTGGACGCCGCCGGGCGACTGGATCCGGCCACCTTGGAGAGTGCCTTCACCCGGGCCACCGAGGGCGGACACCGCGCCGCCTACCTGCTGTGCAGCCCCCACAACCCGACCGGCACCGTGCACACGGCCGACGAGCTGGCCGGGGTGGCGGCACTGGCCGGCGGCTTCGGGGTACGGGTGGTCGCCGACGAGATCCACGCGCCGTTGACGCTGCGCGGTGCGCGGCACGTGCCGTATCTCTCGGTGCCCGGCGGCGAGACGGGCTTCTCGCTGATGTCGGCCTCCAAGGCGTGGAACCTCGCCGGGCTGAAGGCGGCGCTGGCCGTCGCGGGCACCGGCGCGGCGGACGAGCTGGCCACCATGCCGGAAGAGGTCAGCCACGGCCCCAGCCACGTGGGCATCATCGCCCACGCCGCCGCGCTGCGGCACGCCACCGGCTGGCTCGACAGCCTGCTGGAGGGGCTGGCGGACAACCGCGTCCTGCTGACGGAACTGCTCGCCCAGCACCTGCCCGAGGTGCGCTACGTCCCCGGCGAGGGCACCTTCCTGGCCTGGCTCGACTGCCGGGAGCTGGGGCTGGGCGACGATCCGGCCGCGGCCTTCCTGGAGCGGGGGCGCGTCGCGCTCAATTCCGGCCCCTCGTTCGGCACCGGAGGCGCCGGCCATGTCCGGCTCAACCTCGCCACCTCGCCTCGGATCCTCCGGGAGGCGGTGCGGCGGATGGCCTTCGCAGTGTGA
- a CDS encoding SpoIIE family protein phosphatase: MRPVLARGGWRLAGQMLLFQVGVIVLVVGIGAAVSISSSIRAANTDSRDKVLAISRTLARSPGVVAAARSSDPSRTLQPVATSVQKDTRTSFVVFMSPAGIRFTHPDPARIGGRFLGDIDAARRGKSLTETYEGTLGESVRAVVPIKDDGRVVGLVSVGILLRQVSAQTSNQIPILVGLAVLALAIGTVGSVLLARRVRRQTLGLDPAEIARQYQHNDAVLHAVREGVLIVDGERRLTLANDEARRLLDLPAEAEGTNVDQLGLPPRTAALLASGRVATDEMIMVGDRLLAVNQRRTDDYGAGGSTVVTLRDSTELQALTGKAETARSHLKLLYDAAADIATTLDVTRTAEELVRVVVPRLADFSSVDLVEPVLRGEEPVLVHGLVPVHRVAVHGVRDDHPFFPAGTRLTLPPTTPQAAVLGGGPGVLMTDLRTASRAWMAVDEEQAQHVIDYGIHSLILVPLRARGVLLGMVNFWRGSGSEPFGEEDLFLAQEVVALAALGVDNARRFASEHATAVTLQESLLPRANITHPALEVAHRYLPAQALVGGDWFDVIPLTGFRVALVVGDVVGHGLQATATMGRLRTAIHTLSALDLPPDELLARMDELVTRADQEETARSRTPVSGATCLYAIYDPIGGGCTLARAGQPPPALITPDGSVEFLELPPGPPLGMGAGLRFEAAERQLPEGSRLVLYTDGLVEDRGRDIDVGLDLLRQALLSSGPTPEQTCTEVLETVLPRHPADDVALLVARTRLFHNDQVARWDVEPDPAAVEPVRTAATQQLAEWGLEEAAFTTELLLSELITNAIRYGAPPIQVRLIRNHSLFCEVSDASSTSPHLRYAAEMDEGGRGIFLVAQMAERWGTRHTTSGKIIWAEQALS; this comes from the coding sequence ATGAGACCTGTCCTTGCACGGGGTGGGTGGCGTCTGGCAGGGCAGATGCTGCTCTTCCAGGTCGGGGTCATCGTGCTCGTCGTCGGCATCGGCGCCGCGGTGAGCATCAGCTCCTCGATCCGGGCCGCCAACACCGACAGCCGTGACAAGGTGCTCGCGATCAGCCGGACGCTCGCCCGGTCCCCCGGGGTGGTCGCCGCCGCCCGGTCCTCCGATCCCTCCCGCACACTCCAGCCCGTGGCGACCAGCGTGCAGAAGGACACCAGAACCAGTTTCGTGGTCTTCATGAGCCCCGCCGGGATCCGCTTCACGCATCCGGACCCCGCCCGGATCGGAGGTCGCTTCCTCGGCGACATCGATGCGGCCCGGCGCGGAAAGTCGTTGACCGAGACCTACGAGGGCACGCTGGGCGAATCCGTGCGTGCCGTGGTGCCGATCAAGGACGACGGCCGGGTGGTGGGTCTGGTCTCGGTCGGCATCCTGCTTCGTCAGGTCAGCGCGCAGACGTCGAACCAGATCCCGATTCTGGTCGGGCTGGCGGTGCTGGCGCTGGCGATCGGCACCGTCGGCTCGGTACTGCTGGCGCGCCGGGTGCGACGTCAGACGCTCGGCCTGGACCCGGCCGAGATCGCCCGTCAGTACCAGCACAACGACGCGGTGCTGCACGCGGTACGCGAAGGTGTACTGATCGTGGACGGCGAGCGGCGGCTGACGCTGGCCAACGACGAGGCCCGCCGCCTGCTGGATCTGCCGGCGGAAGCCGAGGGCACCAACGTGGACCAGCTCGGACTGCCCCCGCGCACCGCGGCACTGCTGGCCTCGGGGCGCGTGGCCACCGACGAGATGATCATGGTCGGTGACCGTCTGCTCGCCGTGAATCAGCGGCGCACCGACGACTACGGGGCCGGGGGCAGCACCGTGGTGACGCTGCGCGACTCCACCGAGCTGCAAGCCCTGACCGGCAAGGCCGAGACCGCCCGCAGCCACCTGAAACTGCTCTACGACGCCGCCGCGGACATCGCCACGACCCTGGATGTGACCCGGACGGCGGAGGAGTTGGTGCGGGTGGTGGTGCCCCGGCTCGCCGACTTCTCCAGCGTCGACCTGGTGGAGCCCGTGCTGCGGGGCGAGGAACCGGTCCTCGTCCACGGCCTGGTCCCGGTGCACCGGGTCGCGGTCCACGGGGTCCGTGACGACCACCCGTTCTTCCCCGCGGGTACCCGGCTCACCCTGCCGCCGACCACGCCGCAGGCCGCGGTGCTCGGCGGTGGCCCCGGCGTCCTCATGACGGATCTGCGCACCGCCTCCCGCGCGTGGATGGCGGTGGACGAGGAACAGGCGCAGCACGTCATCGACTACGGGATCCACTCCCTGATCCTCGTCCCGCTGCGCGCTCGCGGAGTGCTCCTGGGGATGGTCAACTTCTGGCGCGGCAGCGGCTCCGAGCCGTTCGGGGAGGAGGACCTCTTCCTCGCCCAGGAAGTCGTCGCCCTGGCAGCTCTGGGCGTGGACAACGCCCGCCGCTTCGCCAGCGAACACGCCACCGCCGTGACGCTCCAGGAGAGTCTGCTTCCCCGCGCCAACATCACCCACCCCGCCTTGGAGGTGGCGCACCGCTACCTGCCCGCCCAGGCCCTGGTCGGCGGGGACTGGTTCGATGTGATCCCGCTGACGGGTTTCCGCGTCGCGCTGGTGGTGGGTGACGTCGTGGGCCACGGCCTCCAGGCCACGGCCACCATGGGCCGGCTGCGCACGGCCATCCACACCCTCTCGGCGCTGGACCTGCCGCCCGACGAACTCCTCGCCCGGATGGATGAGCTGGTCACCCGCGCCGATCAGGAGGAGACCGCCCGCAGCCGGACCCCGGTCTCGGGGGCCACCTGCCTGTACGCGATCTACGACCCGATCGGCGGCGGCTGCACCCTGGCCCGTGCCGGGCAGCCGCCTCCCGCGCTGATCACCCCGGACGGGAGCGTGGAATTCCTGGAGCTGCCTCCTGGCCCGCCGCTCGGTATGGGAGCCGGTCTGCGCTTCGAGGCCGCGGAGCGGCAGCTTCCCGAGGGCAGCCGTCTGGTCCTGTACACCGATGGCCTCGTCGAGGACCGCGGACGGGACATCGACGTCGGCCTCGACCTCCTGCGCCAGGCGCTCCTCAGCAGCGGCCCGACGCCGGAGCAGACGTGTACGGAGGTCCTTGAGACGGTGCTGCCCAGGCACCCGGCCGACGACGTCGCCCTGCTGGTGGCACGCACCCGGCTGTTCCACAACGACCAGGTCGCGCGATGGGACGTCGAGCCCGACCCGGCGGCGGTGGAACCGGTACGTACCGCGGCTACCCAGCAGCTCGCGGAATGGGGGCTGGAAGAGGCGGCGTTCACCACCGAACTGCTGCTCAGCGAGCTGATCACCAACGCCATCCGCTATGGCGCGCCGCCCATCCAGGTCCGGCTGATCCGTAACCACAGCCTCTTCTGCGAGGTCTCCGACGCGAGCAGCACCTCACCCCATCTGCGGTACGCGGCCGAGATGGACGAGGGCGGGCGCGGCATCTTCCTCGTCGCCCAGATGGCCGAGCGCTGGGGAACGCGCCACACGACCTCCGGAAAGATCATCTGGGCGGAGCAGGCCCTCTCCTGA
- a CDS encoding Clp protease N-terminal domain-containing protein — translation MFERFSKEARETVIHAQDEARSLGHRWIGTEHLLLAVLRRPDQPGAATLARIGVTAEACRAAVAGVVTGEDEPLGPQDAQALRALGIDLEEIRRRAEESFGQGALDAPLGDPGTNSRRTGRFGREDTTARSGAGKRGGTGKVSGHVPFAARAKKVLELALRESAARKDRRIGVEHVVLGLLRSQDNISLAVLERLGVDPDDMRELVLNDLRDAA, via the coding sequence GTGTTCGAAAGGTTCAGCAAGGAAGCGCGGGAGACCGTCATCCACGCGCAGGACGAGGCAAGGTCCCTGGGACACCGCTGGATCGGCACCGAGCACCTGCTGCTCGCGGTGCTGCGCCGCCCCGATCAGCCGGGCGCCGCGACACTGGCGCGGATCGGCGTCACGGCGGAGGCGTGCCGCGCCGCCGTCGCGGGCGTGGTGACGGGGGAGGACGAGCCCCTCGGCCCCCAGGACGCACAGGCGCTGCGCGCGCTGGGGATCGACCTGGAGGAGATCCGCAGGCGGGCCGAGGAGTCGTTCGGACAAGGGGCGCTGGACGCGCCGCTGGGCGACCCCGGCACAAACTCCCGGCGCACGGGGCGCTTCGGGCGCGAGGACACCACCGCACGGAGCGGGGCCGGAAAGCGGGGCGGGACAGGAAAGGTGAGCGGCCATGTGCCGTTCGCGGCGCGGGCGAAGAAGGTGCTGGAGCTGGCGCTGCGCGAGTCGGCGGCGCGCAAGGACCGGCGCATCGGCGTGGAACACGTGGTACTCGGACTGCTGCGCTCCCAGGACAACATCTCCCTCGCCGTGCTGGAGCGCCTCGGCGTCGACCCCGACGACATGCGTGAGCTGGTGCTGAACGACCTGCGCGACGCCGCCTGA
- a CDS encoding non-oxidative hydroxyarylic acid decarboxylases subunit B, producing the protein MRLIVGMTGATGAVFGVRLLELLAELPGVETHLVLSRWARTTVELETGRSAREVAALADVLHGPEDQGATISSGSFRTDGMVIAPCSMKTLAGIRAGYADGLVARAADVVLKEHRRLVLVPRETPLSEIHLENMLALARMGARIVPPMPAFYNHPATVEDIVDHLVARVLDQFELPAPAARRWAGLRSAHRNGQAAATR; encoded by the coding sequence ATGCGACTGATCGTGGGAATGACCGGGGCGACGGGGGCGGTCTTCGGAGTACGGCTGCTGGAACTGCTCGCCGAACTGCCCGGCGTCGAGACCCACCTGGTGCTGAGCCGGTGGGCGCGCACCACCGTCGAGCTGGAGACCGGGCGCTCGGCGCGGGAGGTCGCCGCGCTGGCGGACGTCCTCCACGGCCCCGAGGACCAGGGCGCCACCATCTCCTCCGGCTCCTTCCGCACCGACGGGATGGTCATCGCTCCGTGCTCCATGAAGACGCTGGCCGGCATCCGGGCGGGTTACGCGGACGGCCTGGTGGCGCGCGCCGCCGATGTGGTGCTCAAGGAACACCGCCGGCTGGTGCTGGTGCCCCGGGAGACTCCGCTCAGCGAGATCCATCTGGAGAACATGCTCGCGCTGGCCCGGATGGGCGCCCGCATCGTGCCGCCGATGCCCGCTTTTTACAACCATCCGGCCACCGTCGAGGACATCGTCGACCACCTCGTGGCCCGCGTCCTCGACCAGTTCGAGCTGCCCGCGCCCGCGGCCAGGCGCTGGGCCGGGCTGCGCTCCGCACACCGGAACGGTCAGGCCGCGGCGACCCGCTGA